From the genome of Ignavibacteriales bacterium, one region includes:
- a CDS encoding M1 family metallopeptidase translates to MKQITILLFVFSFVMISFGQNNLKIPLNIKPAYEKGTRSLDGMPGKNYWQNKSEYNIKVNLDPKTKLLQGSEDIIYHNNSNDSLSQIVVRLYHNISKPNARRDFNLNENALTNGVQLKKIILDSKEIELTDKSISNVSGTNLILKLTEKLAPKTQLNFSIDWELSMPAVQSIRYGSYDSTTMFIAYWYPQVSVYDDIDGWDMLDYSGTLEMYNDFNDYNIEFNVPAGFQIWATGVWQNADEILNQKYFERYKAAWKSDDVVKIIEPSDLITNSIYQTTTGFHSLKFKAENVPDFAFGISDHYLWDAVSFTPDKSSDRRVYCAAAYNESSKDFIDVAFLAKEALKYFSYEIPAVPYPFPSATVFNGSGGMEYPMIVNNGSASTKSGTVHLTSHELCHQYLPFYMGTNERKYPFMDEGWAVMLPFDFQERFAEGYNPRERYVKTYEDFAGNEYDLPVIIPSPTMNYRSYRTSAYNKPANAYEILRKTLGDDLFLKALQTFMERWNGKHPIPTDFFFTFNEVTAQDLNWFWKPWFYDFNYPDISIEKVRSKKNSIFVKIKNIGGLPLPIKLQVMYNNEMIREIYKTAEVWKSGKDKIEVKINGVENFDAVILGSELIPDVNSIDNVYFK, encoded by the coding sequence TTGAAGCAGATTACAATTCTACTTTTTGTTTTTTCGTTTGTAATGATTTCTTTTGGACAAAATAATCTAAAAATTCCTCTGAATATTAAACCTGCTTATGAAAAAGGTACAAGATCATTGGATGGGATGCCAGGGAAAAATTATTGGCAAAATAAATCTGAGTATAATATTAAAGTTAATCTTGACCCTAAAACAAAACTGCTTCAAGGATCTGAAGATATTATATATCATAACAATAGTAACGATTCATTATCCCAAATAGTAGTTAGACTATATCACAACATTAGCAAACCAAATGCAAGGAGAGATTTTAATCTTAATGAGAATGCGTTAACAAATGGTGTTCAATTAAAAAAAATAATTTTGGATAGTAAAGAAATAGAACTAACTGATAAATCTATAAGTAATGTTTCAGGTACAAATCTTATTCTTAAACTAACCGAAAAACTTGCACCAAAAACACAATTAAATTTTTCGATTGATTGGGAACTTAGTATGCCTGCTGTGCAGTCTATTCGATATGGCAGTTATGATTCCACAACCATGTTTATAGCGTATTGGTATCCACAAGTTTCTGTTTATGATGATATTGATGGTTGGGATATGCTTGATTATTCCGGAACTTTAGAAATGTATAATGATTTTAACGATTACAACATTGAGTTTAATGTCCCTGCAGGATTCCAAATATGGGCAACTGGAGTTTGGCAAAATGCTGATGAAATTTTAAATCAAAAATATTTTGAAAGATATAAAGCGGCGTGGAAGTCTGACGATGTCGTTAAAATAATTGAACCATCGGACTTAATTACAAACAGTATTTATCAAACAACTACAGGATTTCATTCTTTAAAATTTAAGGCTGAAAATGTTCCTGATTTTGCCTTTGGAATTAGCGATCATTATCTGTGGGATGCTGTTAGTTTTACACCTGATAAGAGTTCTGATCGAAGAGTTTATTGTGCAGCTGCTTATAATGAATCAAGTAAAGATTTTATTGATGTTGCTTTCTTAGCAAAAGAAGCATTAAAATATTTTTCTTATGAAATACCAGCAGTTCCATACCCATTTCCTTCAGCAACTGTTTTTAATGGGTCGGGTGGAATGGAATATCCGATGATCGTAAATAATGGCAGTGCTAGTACAAAATCAGGGACTGTGCATTTAACTTCTCATGAACTTTGTCATCAATATCTTCCATTTTATATGGGAACTAACGAAAGAAAATATCCATTTATGGATGAAGGCTGGGCCGTAATGTTGCCTTTTGATTTTCAAGAGAGATTTGCGGAAGGATATAATCCAAGAGAAAGATATGTTAAAACTTACGAAGATTTTGCCGGTAATGAGTACGATCTTCCTGTTATTATTCCTTCACCTACTATGAATTACAGGTCTTATAGAACTTCGGCCTATAATAAGCCGGCAAATGCCTATGAGATATTAAGAAAAACTCTTGGGGACGACCTTTTCCTAAAAGCATTACAAACATTTATGGAAAGATGGAATGGCAAGCATCCCATACCAACTGATTTTTTCTTCACATTTAATGAAGTTACAGCGCAGGATTTAAACTGGTTTTGGAAACCATGGTTTTACGATTTCAATTATCCGGATATTTCTATCGAAAAAGTAAGATCTAAAAAGAATTCGATTTTTGTTAAAATTAAAAATATTGGTGGTCTCCCGTTACCGATCAAATTACAGGTTATGTACAATAACGAAATGATAAGGGAGATTTATAAAACAGCAGAAGTCTGGAAATCGGGAAAAGACAAAATAGAAGTTAAAATAAATGGTGTTGAAAACTTTGATGCAGTTATATTGGGAAGTGAGCTTATTCCGGACGTGAACTCGATAGATAATGTTTACTTTAAGTAA
- the ruvB gene encoding Holliday junction branch migration DNA helicase RuvB — MRKSNTTNPVPLDDEKQIDQSLRPQFINDFSGQKRITDNLNVFVSAAKKRNDSLDHVLLTGPPGLGKTTLAHIIANELGTKIKITSGPVLEKPGDLAGLLTNLEEHSVLFIDEIHRLSPVVEEYLYSAMEDYKLDIMIESGPNARSVQISLPKYTLVGATTRAGMLTSPLRDRFGIKFRLDYYDSETLNKIVNRSANILNLKISSDASLELAKRSRGTPRIANRLLRRTRDFADFDNKTLIDLDVAKKALTALEVDEFGLDEMDKDIILAIIDKYSGGPVGLNTLAVAVNEDPGTIEEVYEPFLIQQGFIQRTPRGREATTLAYKRFGRNKFDKNNQTLFE, encoded by the coding sequence ATGCGTAAATCAAACACAACGAATCCTGTACCTTTGGATGATGAGAAACAAATTGATCAATCACTTAGGCCTCAGTTTATAAATGATTTTTCAGGACAGAAGCGAATAACTGATAATCTAAATGTATTTGTTTCCGCTGCCAAAAAAAGGAATGATTCGTTAGATCATGTTTTGCTTACAGGTCCTCCGGGGCTTGGCAAAACAACTCTCGCACATATAATCGCAAATGAACTAGGTACAAAAATAAAAATTACTTCGGGTCCTGTATTAGAAAAGCCAGGTGATCTTGCTGGGCTTCTTACAAACTTAGAAGAACATTCTGTTTTATTTATAGATGAAATTCATAGACTTAGTCCTGTTGTTGAAGAATATCTTTACTCGGCTATGGAAGATTACAAATTGGATATTATGATTGAAAGCGGACCAAACGCTCGTTCTGTCCAAATAAGTTTGCCTAAATATACATTAGTTGGTGCAACAACACGCGCCGGAATGTTAACTTCACCATTGCGTGATAGATTTGGAATAAAATTCCGTTTAGATTATTACGATAGCGAAACACTTAATAAAATTGTTAATCGTTCTGCAAATATTCTTAATCTTAAAATCAGTTCTGATGCTTCACTTGAACTTGCCAAAAGATCGCGAGGAACACCAAGAATCGCAAATCGGTTATTAAGACGCACAAGAGATTTTGCAGATTTTGATAACAAAACTTTAATTGATTTAGATGTTGCTAAAAAGGCATTAACTGCATTGGAAGTTGATGAATTTGGATTGGATGAAATGGACAAAGATATAATTCTTGCAATAATTGATAAGTATAGTGGTGGTCCTGTTGGATTAAACACTCTTGCTGTTGCGGTTAATGAAGACCCTGGAACTATTGAAGAAGTTTATGAACCATTTTTAATTCAACAAGGATTTATACAACGAACGCCGCGCGGAAGAGAAGCTACAACTTTAGCATATAAGCGTTTCGGTCGAAACAAATTTGATAAAAACAACCAAACACTTTTTGAATGA
- a CDS encoding DUF1624 domain-containing protein, producing MVRSEKKHRIIFIDLMRAFAVIQMVQGHTVDTLLAPEFRSEQFSVYYLWNFMRGMTAPIFMFTAGTVFTYLFRLTNESFGKNPRVKKGFFRFLLLLTIGYLLRYPTYTIFDFSNVTQDRLNIFFAVDVLQLIGFGLLFVMTSAFIAEKLKLSDTIVFTIFALFFFITTPFFSKINWLNYFPQPIAGYFYDGSGSLFPLFPWAGYVVLGGVLGSYLARNPLVFKTNRFSFNLAIFGFALIFVSEISVLVSSNLFNYNFVPSSYAIETIILRVGFVLVLNSLVSYISQKIESIPRIIILIGRNTLLIYVVHLMILYGSAWNPGLSLFFGGSLNVIPTIIFALFMITLMGLLVILLSKLKFRNKQLVT from the coding sequence ATGGTTCGAAGCGAAAAGAAACATCGAATAATATTTATTGATCTTATGCGTGCATTTGCAGTTATTCAAATGGTGCAAGGACATACGGTTGATACACTTTTAGCGCCGGAATTCCGTTCAGAACAGTTCTCAGTATATTATTTATGGAATTTTATGAGAGGCATGACAGCCCCGATTTTTATGTTTACTGCGGGTACAGTTTTTACATACCTTTTTCGCCTCACGAATGAATCATTTGGAAAAAATCCCAGAGTAAAGAAAGGTTTTTTTAGATTTTTACTTTTATTAACAATTGGTTATTTGTTAAGATATCCTACTTACACAATATTTGATTTTTCAAATGTTACGCAAGATAGATTGAATATATTTTTTGCAGTTGATGTTTTGCAGTTGATTGGCTTTGGGCTATTGTTTGTTATGACAAGTGCATTCATCGCAGAAAAATTAAAACTGAGCGATACAATTGTATTTACTATTTTTGCTTTGTTCTTTTTTATTACAACTCCATTCTTTTCAAAAATCAATTGGCTAAATTATTTTCCTCAGCCAATTGCTGGATATTTTTATGATGGATCCGGATCATTGTTTCCATTATTTCCCTGGGCTGGATATGTAGTTTTGGGTGGCGTCTTAGGAAGTTATCTGGCAAGAAATCCATTAGTATTTAAAACTAACAGGTTTAGTTTTAATCTGGCAATTTTTGGATTTGCGTTAATATTTGTTTCTGAAATATCAGTATTAGTTTCAAGTAATTTATTTAACTATAATTTTGTCCCTTCATCTTATGCAATCGAAACAATAATCTTAAGGGTTGGATTTGTTTTAGTTCTTAATTCATTAGTTTCTTATATCTCACAAAAGATCGAATCTATTCCACGAATCATAATTCTTATAGGAAGAAATACCTTACTTATTTATGTGGTTCATTTAATGATATTGTATGGTAGTGCATGGAATCCTGGACTATCATTATTTTTTGGCGGCTCGCTAAACGTCATTCCAACAATAATCTTTGCTTTATTTATGATAACTCTAATGGGATTATTGGTAATTTTGCTTAGCAAATTAAAATTTAGAAACAAACAACTTGTAACCTAA